From the genome of Roseofilum reptotaenium CS-1145, one region includes:
- a CDS encoding regulatory protein RecX encodes MFNSFFLYFCATMTCQTYFNLLLSRRDYSVKELEKKAQEKGFSLEEIAETIAHLQSLGYQSDRRLASTLIESGKGKYGKAALRRKCLSKGISSETFEQAWQEQPEPPDNLAETQDLQAKVERKYKITDWANLDPQTQTKVYRYLQYRGFNPTEVLAYWREEID; translated from the coding sequence ATGTTTAACTCTTTCTTTCTCTACTTTTGTGCCACTATGACTTGTCAGACTTATTTCAATCTTCTCCTTTCGCGCCGCGATTATAGCGTTAAAGAACTGGAAAAGAAGGCTCAAGAAAAGGGCTTTTCTCTTGAGGAAATTGCGGAGACAATCGCCCACTTACAGAGTTTAGGGTATCAATCCGATCGTCGATTAGCCAGTACGCTGATTGAAAGCGGCAAAGGAAAATATGGTAAAGCTGCCCTTCGTCGCAAATGCTTAAGCAAAGGGATTTCCTCAGAAACCTTTGAACAAGCTTGGCAGGAACAACCTGAACCCCCAGACAACTTAGCCGAAACCCAAGATTTACAAGCTAAGGTAGAACGCAAATATAAAATTACCGATTGGGCTAACCTCGATCCTCAAACCCAAACCAAGGTCTACCGCTATTTACAATATCGTGGATTTAATCCCACTGAAGTCTTGGCTTATTGGCGAGAGGAAATCGATTAA
- a CDS encoding NAD(P)H-quinone oxidoreductase subunit N, which yields MDFTNLAAQLNAGAILPEGIVILTLLVVLITDLIGGRNASNWTPYIAIAGLLASVGALFLQWDITNPVAFFGGFNSDALSMVFRGTISLSAALTILMSITYVQETGTALGEFLMILLTATIGGMFLSGADELVMIFVSLETLSIASYLLTGYMKRDPRSNEAALKYLLIGASSSAVFLYGSSLLYGLSGGETQLGEIAKSFTQNPNSPAIGLVIALVFIIAGIAFKISAVPFHQWTPDVYEGSPTPVVAFLSVGSKAAGFALAIRLLVTAFPSVSEQWHFVFTALAIFSLVLGNVVALAQTSMKRLLAYSSIAQAGFVMIGFLAGTEAGYASMIFYLLVYLFMNLGGFTCVILFSLRTGTDQISEYAGLYQKDPLLTLGLSLCLLSLGGIPPLVGFFGKIYLFWAGWQAGLYTLVLLGLITSVVSIYYYIRVVKMMVVKEPHEMSESVENYPEIQWNIPGLRPLQVGLIVSLLVTSLGGIFSNPLFTLANDAVINTPLLQASTPAVESIAQLDITD from the coding sequence ATGGATTTTACCAACCTTGCTGCCCAGCTTAATGCTGGAGCCATATTACCAGAGGGAATTGTTATTCTAACCTTACTGGTCGTGCTGATTACAGACCTAATCGGCGGACGCAACGCCTCAAACTGGACTCCCTATATCGCGATCGCCGGATTATTAGCTTCCGTTGGCGCTCTCTTCCTCCAATGGGACATAACCAACCCAGTCGCCTTCTTCGGCGGATTTAACAGTGATGCCTTAAGTATGGTCTTTCGAGGCACGATCTCCCTCTCTGCGGCGCTCACCATCCTCATGTCCATCACCTACGTCCAAGAAACGGGAACCGCTTTAGGCGAATTCTTGATGATTCTGCTCACCGCTACCATCGGGGGGATGTTCCTCTCTGGAGCAGATGAATTAGTCATGATCTTCGTCTCCCTAGAAACCCTCAGTATTGCTTCCTATTTACTGACGGGATATATGAAACGTGACCCCCGCTCCAATGAAGCGGCCTTAAAATATCTGTTAATTGGAGCCTCAAGTTCGGCGGTATTTCTTTATGGCAGTTCCTTACTCTATGGCTTATCCGGTGGAGAAACCCAACTGGGGGAAATTGCCAAAAGCTTTACGCAAAATCCCAACAGTCCGGCGATCGGTCTAGTCATTGCACTTGTCTTCATTATCGCCGGTATCGCCTTCAAAATCTCTGCTGTCCCCTTCCACCAATGGACACCCGATGTTTATGAAGGCTCTCCCACTCCCGTCGTTGCCTTTCTCTCCGTTGGCTCCAAAGCCGCAGGTTTTGCCCTCGCCATTCGCCTGCTCGTCACCGCTTTCCCCTCCGTCTCCGAGCAATGGCACTTTGTCTTTACCGCCCTTGCCATCTTCAGCCTCGTCTTAGGAAACGTTGTCGCCCTTGCCCAAACCAGCATGAAACGGCTGTTAGCCTACTCCTCGATCGCTCAAGCGGGCTTTGTGATGATTGGTTTCCTTGCCGGAACTGAAGCCGGATATGCCAGCATGATTTTCTATCTCCTGGTTTACCTCTTCATGAACCTGGGCGGCTTTACCTGCGTGATTCTCTTCTCTCTGCGCACCGGAACCGATCAAATTAGTGAATATGCCGGTTTATACCAAAAAGATCCCTTACTCACCCTCGGATTAAGCCTGTGCCTATTATCCCTCGGTGGTATTCCACCTCTAGTTGGTTTCTTTGGCAAAATTTACCTCTTCTGGGCAGGTTGGCAAGCCGGTTTGTATACCCTTGTCTTACTCGGATTAATCACCAGTGTTGTTTCCATTTACTACTATATCCGCGTTGTCAAAATGATGGTGGTTAAAGAACCCCATGAAATGTCGGAATCTGTAGAAAATTATCCCGAAATTCAATGGAATATTCCCGGATTACGTCCATTGCAAGTCGGTTTAATTGTTTCCCTATTAGTCACTTCCCTAGGTGGTATTTTCTCCAATCCATTATTTACTCTAGCGAATGATGCGGTGATCAATACTCCCCTGTTGCAAGCTTCCACCCCTGCGGTTGAATCCATTGCCCAGTTAGATATTACAGATTAG